ATAAAATCAGCTTTAGCTTCAGTTACGCACTTACACATTTGTATTTTTTCCGCTTCACTTAAAAGGCATGTTTCGATTATTACCTTTAATACTTTATCTTTACAAGCTTCTTTTATAGATTTTATTTCATTTGTAATTTCTTCAAATTTTTTATCTTTTAACATACCTAAGTTGATTACCATATCAACTTCATCTGCTCCATTATTTATAGCATCCTTTGTTTCAAAAACCTTTACAGCTGTAGTATTGTATCCATTTGGGAATCCAATTACTGTGCAAACTTTCATATTATCTCCAACAAACTCTTTTGCTTGCTTTACAAATGATGGAGGAATGCACACAGATGCCACATCATATTTCATTGCATCTTCACAAATTATTTTAATATCCTCCCAAGTAGCTGTCTGCTTTAATAAAGTGTGATCTACAGTACTTAAAATCATTTTTTTATCCATGTTTACTCTCCTTATGTCTACTTTTTATTGAATTTAATTATTCTATTATTTCATGTATTATAAAGCTTTTTACTGGTTTTTCATTTCTTATATCATAAGCCTCTTGTAATTGTTCTTCCGCTTTTTCAAACTTATCTTCATCACTTGAGTATAAAGTTGCTAAAACGTCTCCTACTTTTACAGAGTCCCCCATTTTCTTTTCAAGTATTATTCCTGCTCCGTAGTCTAATTCATCATCTTTAGTGTGTCTTCCTGCACCTGTAAGTAATGATGCTATTCCTACTTTTTCTGCATTCAAATCATATACATATCCTTCTTTAGTTGCCTTTACTTGATGTACTAATGGTGATATTTCAAATAATTCAGGATTTTCTATAACTTTTTGATCTCCGCCTTGAAGAGTTGCTAGTTCTTTTAATTTGTTAAGAGCTGAACCATCTTTTAATACGTTTTCAAGTTTTTCTCTTCCTTTTTTAACGTCTGGTTCTATATCTCCTATTTTTAGCATTTGAGCCCCTAATTGTAAGCATAATTCTCTTAAATCTTCAGGTCCTTCGCCTTTTAAAACTTCTATAACTTCTTTTAGTTCAAGTGCATTTCCTATTGCATATCCTAAAGGTTCTCCATTTAATGTTATAGCTGCTGATGTTTTTCTACCTAAACTATTTCCTATGTTTACCATAGCTGTAGCAAGTTCTTTTGCATCTTCTGCAGTTTTCATAAATGCTCCCTCACCGTACTTAACATCTAATAGTATAGCATCAGATCCTGAAGCAATTTTTTTACTCATTATACTTGCAGCTATTAAAGGTATACTGTCAACAGTTGCAGTTACATCTCTTAGCGCATATATTTTTTTATCTGCTGGAACTAAGTTTTGAGTTTGTCCAGCTATAACTAAACCTGCATTTTTAACCATATCTTTAAATTTATCTTCATCAACTGATATGTTAAATCCAGGTATAGATTCTAATTTATCTAATGTTCCACCTGTATGTCCAAGTCCTCTACCTGATAGTTTTGCAACCTTACCTCCAGCTGCACATACCATAGGAACTAAAATTAAAGATGTTTTATCTCCAACTCCCCCAGTACTATGCTTGTCTAATTTAATTCCCTCTATCATACTTAAATCTACTACATCCCCTGAGTTAACCATAGCCATAGTAAGGTTTGCTGTTTCTTCTTTAGTGAATCCATTTAAATATATTGCCATCAATAATGCTGATGCTTGATAATCTGGTATTTCACCATTAGTATATTTTTCTATGAAAAACTCTATTTCTTCTTTAGATAATTCCTTTTTATCTCTTTTTTTAGATATGATATCGTATACTCTCATTTTAATATCCCCTTATCTATTAGTTTTATAGTTGTTTAACTTAATCCAGGAATTCAATTGTTCAGAGCTCTTAGGTATTATTATGTTTTTATTTATTATGTCATTTTTAATTAATTCTACATTTTTAATAGTATTTTTTTTAATTTCAACGCTTGATCCTTCTCTTGTATAATCAATTACATTTTCTCCAAGGCCAATCGTGTGTACGCCTGAACTCCATGAATTATTTTTAATATTTTTTACTTCTTGGTATATAATGTCATTTGCATATCTTGTAGCAGTTGCTACTATATGTTCAGGAGCAAAAGAATTTTGATTTCCGTCTACTCCAAATGCATACTTATTAACTTGCTTTGCTGCTAAAAAAACTCCTATTCCAGATTGTCCTGCTAATTGTTGAATATAAACAGCTCCTTTATTATACATAGAAAGTGCAATTTCTTTCGCTTTTGCAGGGTCTGAAAAATCTCCTACTACAGCTTTCATAACATTTACATCAGGATTTACATATTTAACTCCAGCTTCAAATCCAATGGCACCTTCATTTAAATACTCTAAATCTTTTCCTAGTATAATTCCAACTGACTTATTTTCACAATCAGCTAGTTCAAGTCCCGCAATAACTCCATTTAAAAATGTTTGTTGTTCCCATTTTGTACTTATAGAACTAACGTTCGGTAGTTCTAATTTAGAATCAATTATAGTAAATTTTTGATTTGGAAACTCTTTCGAAACCTTTTCAACAGCACTTTCTTGCTCTCCTCCAACAGAAATAATTAAATCGTAGTCTTTTAGCCTAGCATACTCTCTAGCAAATTTTTCATAATCATTCTTGCTTTTTGATTGAGTATAATCAAACTCTACCCCTAATTCTTCTTGAGCTCTTAATATTCCATCATAGCATAAATCATTAAAAGCCTTATCTCCTAAACCAGCTTCATTAAAGATAATTGCTATCTTTGTGTTTTCATTACTTTTAACCTCTGATTTAGTTTCTTTGCTTTCTTGTTTATAAGCAATTATCATAATTAATAGTAAACCA
The nucleotide sequence above comes from Paraclostridium bifermentans. Encoded proteins:
- a CDS encoding BMP family ABC transporter substrate-binding protein; protein product: MKLNYKKLVILTGLLLIMIIAYKQESKETKSEVKSNENTKIAIIFNEAGLGDKAFNDLCYDGILRAQEELGVEFDYTQSKSKNDYEKFAREYARLKDYDLIISVGGEQESAVEKVSKEFPNQKFTIIDSKLELPNVSSISTKWEQQTFLNGVIAGLELADCENKSVGIILGKDLEYLNEGAIGFEAGVKYVNPDVNVMKAVVGDFSDPAKAKEIALSMYNKGAVYIQQLAGQSGIGVFLAAKQVNKYAFGVDGNQNSFAPEHIVATATRYANDIIYQEVKNIKNNSWSSGVHTIGLGENVIDYTREGSSVEIKKNTIKNVELIKNDIINKNIIIPKSSEQLNSWIKLNNYKTNR
- a CDS encoding pyrimidine-nucleoside phosphorylase; amino-acid sequence: MRVYDIISKKRDKKELSKEEIEFFIEKYTNGEIPDYQASALLMAIYLNGFTKEETANLTMAMVNSGDVVDLSMIEGIKLDKHSTGGVGDKTSLILVPMVCAAGGKVAKLSGRGLGHTGGTLDKLESIPGFNISVDEDKFKDMVKNAGLVIAGQTQNLVPADKKIYALRDVTATVDSIPLIAASIMSKKIASGSDAILLDVKYGEGAFMKTAEDAKELATAMVNIGNSLGRKTSAAITLNGEPLGYAIGNALELKEVIEVLKGEGPEDLRELCLQLGAQMLKIGDIEPDVKKGREKLENVLKDGSALNKLKELATLQGGDQKVIENPELFEISPLVHQVKATKEGYVYDLNAEKVGIASLLTGAGRHTKDDELDYGAGIILEKKMGDSVKVGDVLATLYSSDEDKFEKAEEQLQEAYDIRNEKPVKSFIIHEIIE
- the deoC gene encoding deoxyribose-phosphate aldolase, translating into MDKKMILSTVDHTLLKQTATWEDIKIICEDAMKYDVASVCIPPSFVKQAKEFVGDNMKVCTVIGFPNGYNTTAVKVFETKDAINNGADEVDMVINLGMLKDKKFEEITNEIKSIKEACKDKVLKVIIETCLLSEAEKIQMCKCVTEAKADFIKTSTGFSTGGATLEDIVLFRENVGNDVLIKAAGGIKDLETAQRFIDNGAKRLGTSSIIKIINNEEVTGY